The following proteins come from a genomic window of Corallococcus sp. NCRR:
- a CDS encoding endo-1,3-alpha-glucanase family glycosylhydrolase, with the protein MQPAIHNLKSVWKVLSVGLLAAWMGCGGDPIEEPLSSRQDALVDGYNLVVTGVIPTTVAPLGAVTFSATIQNAGNVATPAGIVHGLSFWVDGTQVSWSDTHTSSLAPGASVTLTANSGPAGTKVWTAPATAGAHTLLAHVDDINRLPAETNESDNRYSVPLSVTSAATCSDRVRNGTETGVDCGPDCGPCEWPFTAVPRTTLRNSAKRVYAHWHYYPVSMDNTNPTSNDYYERNYIAVNGEGGTHAAYGGMMRERPLPRQPRTETDWRLRDAKDEIELAARIGIDGFYLNLWTDSDVNNGAVWTRAKTIADAASQAGNFDIIPNFDMTILSTGSQAGDQDRMIRILDQLKSYTALLRRPDGKYVVGLFNPAAQGRTAAFYATVKQRASTELGMSLYLVPVFLGTGSTALFEEYKNVGDAYAGWGTAVPVTTAGYSGSLKTKAAGYGKSWIHPMSSQDYRPKDKAFWEARNSLTLRSIWENVIADGLDEVQIVTWNDQHEHHNIRPSTGKQWPAYDMTAYYIQWFKTGTRPTIERDVLYYNHRIHNQSLVPTTQTSANLAVCRAGCPATNEVELVGFLTSAGRLEITQGTTTYGVDKTAGGVQAIRTALAVGTPTFRLKRSGATVVQFQSMHPIVGSIAYQDLLYRAGSSARAALPSCATSCSNGEARCRLCPGEPMWLKR; encoded by the coding sequence ATGCAACCGGCGATTCACAACTTGAAGAGCGTATGGAAGGTCCTATCCGTGGGGCTGCTGGCCGCGTGGATGGGCTGTGGCGGGGATCCGATCGAGGAGCCCCTGTCCTCGCGGCAGGATGCGCTCGTGGATGGATACAACCTCGTCGTCACGGGCGTGATCCCGACCACGGTGGCCCCGCTTGGCGCTGTCACCTTCAGCGCAACCATCCAGAACGCGGGGAACGTCGCGACGCCCGCGGGCATCGTCCATGGCCTCTCTTTCTGGGTGGACGGCACGCAGGTGTCGTGGTCGGACACGCACACGAGCTCCCTCGCGCCGGGGGCCAGCGTCACGCTCACCGCCAACTCCGGTCCTGCGGGGACGAAGGTGTGGACCGCGCCGGCCACGGCGGGGGCTCACACGCTCCTCGCGCATGTGGATGACATCAACCGCCTGCCAGCGGAGACCAACGAGAGCGACAATCGGTACAGCGTCCCGCTGAGCGTGACGTCCGCCGCGACCTGCTCGGACCGGGTGCGCAACGGCACCGAGACGGGCGTCGACTGCGGGCCGGACTGTGGCCCGTGTGAGTGGCCGTTTACCGCGGTGCCGCGCACCACGCTCCGGAACTCCGCGAAGCGGGTGTACGCGCACTGGCACTACTACCCGGTGTCGATGGACAACACCAACCCGACGTCCAACGACTACTACGAGCGCAACTACATCGCGGTGAACGGCGAGGGCGGAACCCACGCGGCCTACGGCGGCATGATGCGGGAGCGGCCGCTCCCCAGGCAGCCCCGCACGGAGACGGACTGGCGGCTTCGCGACGCGAAGGACGAAATCGAGCTCGCGGCCAGGATCGGCATCGACGGCTTCTATCTGAACCTGTGGACCGACAGCGACGTGAACAACGGCGCGGTGTGGACGCGGGCGAAGACGATTGCCGACGCGGCCTCGCAGGCCGGCAACTTCGACATCATCCCCAACTTCGACATGACGATCCTGAGCACGGGGAGCCAGGCAGGGGACCAGGACCGGATGATTCGCATCCTGGACCAGCTGAAGAGCTACACGGCGCTCCTGCGGCGGCCGGATGGGAAGTATGTCGTGGGCCTGTTCAATCCCGCCGCGCAGGGCCGGACGGCGGCGTTCTACGCCACCGTGAAGCAGCGCGCGTCGACGGAGCTGGGCATGAGCCTGTACCTGGTGCCCGTCTTCCTGGGCACCGGAAGCACGGCGCTCTTCGAGGAGTACAAGAACGTAGGGGATGCCTACGCCGGGTGGGGAACGGCCGTCCCGGTGACGACGGCGGGGTACTCCGGGAGCCTGAAGACGAAGGCGGCCGGGTACGGGAAGTCATGGATCCACCCGATGAGCAGCCAGGACTACCGGCCCAAGGACAAGGCCTTCTGGGAGGCGCGCAACTCCCTGACGCTCCGCTCCATCTGGGAGAATGTGATCGCGGACGGCCTGGACGAAGTCCAGATCGTCACCTGGAACGACCAGCACGAGCACCACAACATCCGGCCGTCGACGGGGAAGCAGTGGCCCGCGTACGACATGACCGCGTACTACATCCAGTGGTTCAAGACGGGCACGCGGCCGACCATCGAGCGCGACGTGCTGTATTACAACCACCGCATCCACAATCAGTCCCTCGTGCCAACGACCCAGACATCAGCGAACCTCGCGGTGTGCAGGGCAGGGTGCCCGGCGACGAATGAAGTGGAGCTGGTGGGCTTCCTCACGTCGGCGGGCCGGCTCGAAATCACGCAGGGCACGACGACCTACGGCGTGGACAAGACAGCGGGCGGCGTGCAGGCCATCCGGACGGCGTTGGCGGTGGGGACGCCGACCTTCCGGCTGAAGCGCTCGGGGGCCACCGTGGTGCAATTCCAGAGCATGCACCCCATCGTGGGCTCCATCGCGTACCAGGACCTGCTGTACCGCGCTGGAAGCTCGGCCCGCGCGGCGCTCCCGTCCTGCGCGACCTCCTGTTCCAACGGCGAGGCCCGCTGCCGGCTGTGCCCCGGCGAGCCGATGTGGCTGAAGCGCTGA
- a CDS encoding kelch repeat-containing protein has translation MSLARRFPTATVLDSGKVLVVGGWDRDFHASAELYDPSTGTWLSTGAMPLGREGHTATLLSSGEVLVVGGEIQATPGYTASALLYSPQTGLWTQAGATSSARAYSTATRLPSGKVFVVGGGDNSGSLARVDVYDPATGWSVLPSATNDERRRHTATLLPSGKLLVVGGRGWRIFETAEVYDPNNPASGWTFVAPMATPRYDHTATLLPSGKVLVAGGRNATGPLNTSEVYDPATNSWTVAQMATPRTLHTATLMPSGKVLVAGGETSSPLDSTELYDPETNSWSASVSLRAPRRLHAAVLLSATSKVLVLCGENVVAGQTVKLNTAELLGTCETVTCNTAPSQCHSSAGVCSNGGTCTYPLLPAGVSCNDGNACTGNDVCSSTGTCSGTAIACEAPPGQCYQSAGSCSGGSCSYAYKAAGTQCNDGDACTLGETCNGAGGCAGTPVSCTTPPGQCYQAAGTCNGGTCSYSPKATGTACDDGNAGTINDVCNGSGSCAGVVACTTPPDACHGSPGTYSNGACTYPLKPTGTSCGAPSSGTWGSCGGFSDTCDETGTQSRTVTSYACTSTGTCASTQSSETQACTRGTTGTACNTTYSNCGACTGFSDTCDEGGTQSCTVTNYTCASGACSASSSGAGTQACFRDTDGVQCSSSTSCGACGGFSDFCDTTGTRSCTESSVSCSGGACNSGSNSTYPESCSRTVNTNCPATSYGSWSGCNNSCGSSSQSRTVTTYSFNCGTGTCVPNSYTETASCPIQPCPSPSYSSWSACGGFDNACDSTGTQSRTKTSYSCSGGTCASSTSTETQSCSRTTNPPTCSGTTYGAWSACSGGNGCGIGRTQSRTVTTSSLNTATCQCVGSTTTETQACPDNPVPPTCPGTTYGAWSTCSGGNPCGQGGSQTRSVTNYTPNAATCQCAPSSSTQTQACTAAPAPLWAICNGACVSTANDRNNCGGCGNRCPSPTNDWTCDEGMCVCVGITCG, from the coding sequence ATGAGCCTGGCTCGCAGGTTCCCGACGGCCACCGTGCTCGACTCCGGCAAGGTGCTCGTCGTGGGCGGCTGGGACCGCGATTTCCACGCCTCGGCGGAGCTCTATGACCCGAGTACGGGCACGTGGCTCTCTACAGGCGCCATGCCCCTGGGACGCGAGGGACACACCGCCACCTTGCTGTCTTCGGGTGAGGTGCTCGTCGTCGGCGGCGAGATTCAAGCCACGCCGGGCTACACCGCCTCCGCGCTGCTGTATTCGCCGCAGACGGGCCTCTGGACGCAGGCGGGCGCCACCTCCAGTGCTCGCGCCTACAGCACGGCGACGCGGCTGCCCTCCGGCAAGGTGTTCGTCGTCGGTGGCGGCGACAACAGCGGCTCTCTGGCCCGGGTGGATGTGTATGACCCGGCAACAGGCTGGTCCGTTCTGCCCTCCGCGACGAACGACGAGCGCAGGCGCCACACCGCGACGCTGCTTCCCTCCGGAAAGCTCCTCGTCGTCGGCGGACGGGGCTGGCGCATCTTTGAAACGGCGGAGGTTTACGACCCGAACAACCCGGCCTCGGGCTGGACCTTTGTCGCCCCCATGGCCACGCCTCGCTACGACCACACGGCGACGCTGCTGCCCTCCGGCAAGGTGCTCGTCGCGGGCGGCAGGAATGCAACAGGCCCGCTCAACACGTCCGAAGTCTATGACCCGGCCACGAACAGTTGGACCGTCGCGCAGATGGCCACGCCCCGGACGCTCCACACCGCGACGCTGATGCCCTCCGGCAAGGTGCTTGTCGCGGGCGGCGAGACGTCCTCCCCTCTGGATTCGACGGAACTCTACGACCCGGAGACCAACTCCTGGTCCGCCAGCGTCTCACTGCGGGCTCCCCGCCGACTCCACGCGGCGGTCCTGCTGAGCGCCACCTCCAAGGTCCTCGTGCTGTGCGGGGAGAACGTTGTCGCGGGCCAGACCGTGAAGCTCAACACCGCGGAGCTGCTCGGCACCTGTGAGACCGTCACCTGCAACACCGCGCCGAGCCAGTGCCACTCCTCGGCGGGCGTCTGCTCCAACGGCGGCACCTGTACCTATCCGCTTCTGCCGGCCGGCGTCAGTTGTAACGACGGTAACGCCTGCACGGGGAATGATGTCTGCAGCAGCACCGGGACGTGCTCCGGCACCGCCATCGCCTGCGAGGCGCCTCCCGGGCAGTGCTACCAGAGCGCGGGCTCCTGCTCCGGCGGCTCCTGTTCCTATGCATACAAGGCGGCGGGGACCCAGTGTAACGACGGCGATGCATGCACGCTGGGCGAGACGTGCAACGGGGCCGGAGGATGCGCGGGCACGCCCGTGAGCTGCACGACTCCGCCCGGCCAGTGCTATCAGGCCGCCGGCACCTGCAACGGCGGCACGTGCAGCTACTCGCCCAAGGCGACAGGCACCGCTTGTGATGATGGCAACGCGGGCACCATCAACGACGTGTGCAACGGCTCCGGAAGCTGTGCCGGCGTGGTGGCGTGCACGACGCCGCCGGACGCGTGCCATGGCTCACCAGGGACGTACTCCAACGGCGCATGCACCTACCCGCTCAAGCCGACGGGGACCTCCTGTGGCGCCCCCTCCTCCGGCACCTGGGGCAGCTGTGGCGGCTTCAGCGACACGTGCGATGAGACGGGGACCCAGTCGCGCACCGTCACTTCGTACGCCTGCACCAGCACGGGCACGTGTGCCAGCACCCAATCGAGCGAGACGCAGGCGTGCACCCGCGGCACCACGGGGACTGCGTGCAACACGACCTACAGCAACTGTGGCGCGTGCACCGGCTTCAGCGACACCTGCGATGAGGGGGGCACGCAGTCCTGCACCGTGACGAACTACACCTGCGCGAGCGGTGCCTGTAGCGCGTCGAGCTCCGGCGCTGGAACCCAGGCGTGCTTCCGCGACACCGACGGCGTCCAGTGCAGCTCCTCCACCAGCTGTGGCGCCTGTGGTGGCTTCAGTGACTTCTGTGACACCACGGGCACCCGCTCCTGCACCGAGAGCTCCGTCTCTTGCTCGGGAGGCGCGTGCAACTCCGGCAGCAACAGCACCTATCCGGAGTCCTGCTCCAGGACCGTCAACACCAACTGCCCGGCCACCAGCTATGGGTCGTGGAGCGGGTGCAACAACAGCTGTGGCAGCTCCAGCCAGTCCCGCACGGTGACCACCTACAGCTTCAACTGCGGCACGGGCACCTGTGTCCCGAATTCCTACACCGAGACGGCCTCGTGCCCGATTCAACCCTGCCCCTCGCCCAGCTATTCGAGTTGGAGCGCCTGCGGCGGCTTCGATAATGCCTGCGACTCCACGGGCACCCAGTCGAGGACCAAGACGTCCTACTCCTGTTCAGGTGGGACGTGCGCTTCGAGCACCAGCACGGAGACACAGTCGTGCTCGCGGACGACCAACCCACCGACGTGCTCGGGGACCACCTACGGGGCGTGGAGCGCATGCAGTGGCGGCAATGGCTGCGGAATCGGGAGGACGCAGTCCCGGACGGTGACGACCTCCAGCCTCAACACCGCGACCTGCCAGTGCGTGGGGAGCACCACCACCGAGACGCAGGCGTGTCCGGACAACCCCGTACCGCCGACGTGCCCGGGGACGACCTACGGCGCGTGGAGCACGTGCAGTGGCGGCAATCCCTGCGGGCAGGGAGGGTCGCAGACGAGGTCCGTGACGAACTACACCCCCAACGCAGCAACCTGCCAGTGCGCGCCGAGCAGCAGCACCCAGACGCAGGCGTGCACTGCCGCTCCAGCTCCCTTGTGGGCGATCTGCAATGGCGCGTGTGTGAGCACAGCCAATGACAGGAACAACTGCGGTGGCTGTGGGAATCGATGCCCGTCCCCGACCAACGACTGGACTTGCGACGAGGGAATGTGTGTCTGCGTAGGGATCACGTGCGGCTAG
- the mtgA gene encoding monofunctional biosynthetic peptidoglycan transglycosylase, with the protein MTSRSPSARASTVRTQKTKPKPPSAGARRAVGKSSGSGWGRWVLGGWLLLALWLGVEFARMPDVGALRTQNPRTTALMAQRAEEALEAGTKPRVRQSWVSLGAVAPHAVDAVLISEDARFYRHEGVDWTEVENAFEQSVREARLGRGASTLTQQLAKNLYLSTDRSLLRKGKELLLARQLESHLSKQRILALYLNVVEWGEGVYGIDAAAREHFGVPARALSVAQGAMLAAMLPAPRRWLPAQRPETLRTRTGVIIGRLEREGRISAAQAREAQAELSRFFGAPPAPALMAEAS; encoded by the coding sequence ATGACATCCCGTTCGCCCTCTGCGCGTGCTTCCACCGTCCGGACCCAGAAGACGAAGCCGAAGCCGCCCTCTGCTGGCGCCCGGCGCGCCGTGGGGAAGTCCTCCGGCTCGGGCTGGGGCCGCTGGGTGCTCGGCGGGTGGCTGCTGCTGGCCCTCTGGCTCGGCGTGGAGTTCGCGCGGATGCCCGACGTGGGCGCCCTGCGGACGCAGAACCCGCGCACCACCGCGCTCATGGCCCAGCGAGCCGAGGAGGCGCTGGAGGCGGGCACGAAGCCTCGCGTGCGCCAGTCCTGGGTGTCGCTGGGCGCGGTGGCCCCGCACGCCGTGGACGCCGTGCTGATCTCCGAGGACGCGCGCTTCTACCGGCACGAGGGCGTGGACTGGACCGAGGTGGAGAACGCCTTCGAGCAGTCGGTGCGCGAGGCGCGCCTGGGACGCGGCGCCTCCACCCTCACGCAGCAACTGGCGAAGAACCTCTACCTCTCCACGGACCGCAGCCTGCTGCGCAAGGGCAAGGAGTTGCTGCTCGCCCGTCAGTTGGAGTCGCACCTGTCCAAGCAGCGCATCCTCGCGCTGTACCTGAACGTCGTGGAGTGGGGAGAGGGCGTCTACGGCATCGACGCCGCGGCGCGCGAGCACTTCGGCGTCCCGGCCCGGGCGCTCAGCGTGGCGCAGGGCGCGATGCTCGCGGCCATGCTGCCCGCGCCCCGCCGCTGGCTGCCGGCGCAGCGGCCCGAGACCCTGCGCACCCGGACGGGCGTCATCATCGGAAGGTTGGAGCGCGAGGGGCGCATCAGCGCGGCGCAAGCCCGCGAGGCCCAGGCCGAGCTCTCGCGCTTCTTCGGAGCCCCGCCCGCGCCTGCCCTGATGGCCGAGGCCAGCTGA